The DNA sequence GATTATAAAATACCTATTTTGGAAATAAAACAAGAGTTCCATAAAATCCTTGAATCCTCAGAACTTTGGGATAAAAAGGTTGGCGTTTTACAAGTTACAGATACTACTGAAAAGACTATGGAACTTAGGGGGATAGTCAGTGCTAAAGATTCGCCTCAGTTGTGGGATTTAAGATGTTATGTTAGGGAAAAAATGATTGAATATATACAAAAACATTACCCGGATAGCCTTCCAAAAACAAGATTAGAATTTTCAGAGAAATTGAAATGATGTGTTTTGAAAATATTAGCTTATGGATTAGAGCTCATACCAAGGATGAAAGCTAACAATACTCTCTTTGGGCAAAAACTCCATTGTCTCAACGGCCAAGAGATAATCATATGCCCTACCGGGCATTAAGAATCTTTGCTTAACAAATTTCTTTGCTCTTTTTCCGATTGTTTCTCTTTTTTCTGGATTTCGAAGGAGCATGACTATAGTTTCTATTCTTTTATCTGTATCATATAATAAAAATCCATTTTTGTTAGGAACTATTTGAAGAGTCAATCCTCCAACTGGTCGCCCAACAACAGCCTTTTCTTTCCATAATGCTTCGGTAACTGTAAGACCGAATCCCTCTTTTATTGAGTTTTGGACTACAACTGTGGCAGCCCTTTGTATTGCATTTACCTCAATATCGGGAAGATTAAGAAGTATATGAACGTCTTTTGTATGTTTTATTTTTTGTTTAACATCCTCTAAGACTAAAATTGATTCAGGATCGTCATTTGCCATACTACCAATTAAAACAAGTTGACAATCTTCCATTTTCTTTACGTTTTTATAAATAGAAATAAGCCCCACAGGATCTTTCCACTTATCAAATCTACTTACTTGAAGAATTATGGGTTTATTTTTTTGAATATTATATTTATCAATAATCTCGTCAATATAATCCTGTTTTAACTCTTTGTTTTTCTCTGAGAGGGGATCAATATATGGGGGGATTATAAACTTTGGCAAATTCCAGCTTGATACCACATATTGGACGTTAGAAAAGATCGCCGAATCATAATAGCTTGCCCACTTAGTTATCAACTTCTCTAAATTTTCATTTTTAAGAAACACATCGATATCTAGGTCGATGTGACATCTCCATAGCCATTTTTCTTTTTCTTTTTTTAGATAACTTGCCAAGCCTAAAGGTTGGGGATCATGAACAGTAATTACGTCATAATGCTCGTCTATTATATTTTTCTTTACATTTGCCTCTGTGCAAGCTACATATATATCTTCCATGTTTTTTGTAAAATCCTGTTTTTTTCCTTGCAACAAATTATGAATTGATTTTGTCACAGTAAAGAATTCATCTGTTCCTTTCATGACTTTCCAATCATCTTCTATCCCAATTTCATTTAAGAAGGGAACAGAAGATTTTAGCATCTCTGCAACCCCCCCACCAAAAGCTGTGGAATTTACCTCCAATATTTTAATTCCATTTAGATCTTTAGCTAATTCCTTTAATTTATGTATTTTCTCTTTCCCCACCACTTTGGAGTACTCTCTAAGGGCCGGAACTTTTAATTTAGTGATATTCTTTCTTTTACTATATACAGTTTCATTACTATCAATTTCTTCCATAAAACCTATTCACCGATTCATTATTTTTTTTACATCTCTTATTCTTTCATATAATATCTCT is a window from the Methanofastidiosum sp. genome containing:
- a CDS encoding glycosyltransferase codes for the protein MEEIDSNETVYSKRKNITKLKVPALREYSKVVGKEKIHKLKELAKDLNGIKILEVNSTAFGGGVAEMLKSSVPFLNEIGIEDDWKVMKGTDEFFTVTKSIHNLLQGKKQDFTKNMEDIYVACTEANVKKNIIDEHYDVITVHDPQPLGLASYLKKEKEKWLWRCHIDLDIDVFLKNENLEKLITKWASYYDSAIFSNVQYVVSSWNLPKFIIPPYIDPLSEKNKELKQDYIDEIIDKYNIQKNKPIILQVSRFDKWKDPVGLISIYKNVKKMEDCQLVLIGSMANDDPESILVLEDVKQKIKHTKDVHILLNLPDIEVNAIQRAATVVVQNSIKEGFGLTVTEALWKEKAVVGRPVGGLTLQIVPNKNGFLLYDTDKRIETIVMLLRNPEKRETIGKRAKKFVKQRFLMPGRAYDYLLAVETMEFLPKESIVSFHPWYEL